A genomic region of Runella rosea contains the following coding sequences:
- the rny gene encoding ribonuclease Y, translating into MPDILLFLLDAAVSAVVGAVIVYFVIKKTTKKTEEDAQQRAAEILKNAEITAENIKKDRILEAKEKYLRLKSEFEDDTNKKKQIILQNEQKIKQREQQLNQMTEQNKRRENELETLKKNLEQQTEVATKRRDEAEKMHRSQVEQLERIANLTAEQAKQQLVEALQADAQSQASAYIKNTIDEAKLTATKEAKKIVIETIQRTASEHAIENTVSVFNIESDDVKGKIIGREGRNIRALEAATGCEIIVDDTPEAIVISGFDPVRREIARLSLHRLVQDGRIHPARIEEVVSKTKKNIDDEIVEIGERTVIDLGVHGLHPELVKMIGRMRFRSSYGQNLLQHSREVARLCATMASELGLNAKLAKRAGLLHDIGKVWPEESELPHAILGMELAKKYKENPEVCNAIGAHHDEIEMTSMMSPIIQVCDAISGSRPGARREMMESYIQRLKDLEALATNFPGVDKCYAIQAGRELRVIVNSDTVNDDTAGKLSFDISQKIEKEMQYPGQIKVTVIREMRSVAYAK; encoded by the coding sequence ATGCCCGATATATTATTGTTTTTACTCGATGCTGCCGTTTCGGCGGTTGTGGGTGCAGTAATTGTCTACTTCGTTATTAAAAAGACAACCAAAAAAACCGAAGAAGACGCCCAACAGCGCGCCGCCGAAATTCTTAAAAATGCGGAAATTACCGCCGAAAATATCAAGAAAGACCGCATTCTTGAAGCAAAAGAAAAATATTTGAGGTTGAAATCAGAGTTTGAAGACGACACAAATAAAAAGAAGCAGATTATTCTTCAAAACGAGCAGAAAATCAAGCAACGTGAGCAGCAACTCAACCAAATGACGGAACAAAACAAACGCCGTGAGAATGAGTTGGAAACCCTTAAGAAAAACCTCGAACAACAAACCGAGGTGGCTACGAAACGCCGTGATGAAGCCGAAAAAATGCACCGCTCGCAAGTCGAACAATTGGAGCGAATTGCCAATCTGACTGCCGAGCAGGCCAAGCAACAATTGGTGGAAGCCCTTCAAGCCGATGCCCAGTCGCAAGCTTCTGCTTACATCAAAAATACTATTGATGAGGCCAAATTAACGGCGACCAAAGAAGCCAAGAAAATCGTTATCGAAACCATTCAGCGCACCGCTTCCGAGCATGCTATCGAAAATACTGTTTCGGTGTTCAACATTGAAAGCGATGATGTAAAAGGAAAAATCATTGGCCGAGAAGGACGCAATATTCGGGCACTTGAAGCGGCTACGGGTTGTGAAATCATCGTTGATGATACCCCAGAAGCAATCGTTATTTCAGGTTTTGACCCTGTTCGTCGTGAAATAGCCCGATTGTCGCTGCACCGATTGGTGCAGGATGGACGTATTCACCCGGCGCGTATTGAAGAAGTAGTTTCAAAAACGAAGAAAAATATTGACGACGAAATCGTCGAAATCGGTGAGCGTACCGTCATTGATTTGGGGGTTCACGGTTTGCACCCTGAATTGGTAAAAATGATTGGACGGATGCGTTTCCGTTCGTCGTATGGCCAAAACCTGCTCCAACACTCGCGCGAAGTAGCGCGGCTTTGTGCCACAATGGCTTCAGAGTTGGGATTAAATGCCAAACTCGCCAAACGTGCTGGGTTATTGCACGATATTGGAAAAGTATGGCCCGAAGAATCAGAACTTCCGCACGCTATTCTAGGGATGGAATTAGCCAAAAAGTACAAAGAAAATCCAGAAGTATGCAACGCCATCGGTGCTCACCACGATGAAATTGAGATGACGAGTATGATGTCGCCCATTATTCAGGTGTGTGATGCTATTTCGGGGTCACGCCCGGGCGCTCGTCGCGAGATGATGGAGTCATATATTCAGCGTTTGAAAGATTTGGAGGCATTGGCTACCAACTTCCCGGGCGTTGATAAATGCTATGCCATTCAGGCGGGGCGTGAGTTGCGGGTGATTGTCAATTCAGATACCGTCAATGACGATACCGCTGGTAAGCTTTCGTTTGATATTTCGCAAAAGATTGAGAAAGAAATGCAGTACCCAGGCCAAATAAAAGTAACGGTAATCCGTGAAATGCGCTCCGTGGCCTACGCAAAATAA
- the secDF gene encoding protein translocase subunit SecDF produces the protein MQNRLGIWILTVVVAVLSIYYLSFTFVARGIRKDAETFATGKDGLVDQKKKERYLDSLRREPVYLGSTYQEVTQRELGLGLDLQGGMHVVLEVAPTDILRGLAGGNARNSQFNEALKQATEAQKSSQSNFVDLFVSSYKKVAPSATLAQIFSNSTNRGKISNSSSDSEVTKFLKEEVDGATSRAFQIIQQRVDKFGVANPNIQRLPGSGRILIELPGVDNPERVRRLLTGSAKLEFCEVYTLDEVSPALNALGAYLTQLDLEKKIAEKGTSAADTSKAGGLAAQLAKGAKTDSTSKDTTANQTGLASLFVPISQGQLGVYAKDTARANELLARTEVKAMFPSDAVIMWDRKGIETTDKRNEIVGIYFIKKANGQAPLEGDVIVDATGNNYDDRGRPEVSMRMNAEGARKWKNLTAANVGRPVAIILDGFVYTAPNVQNEIPNGNSSITGSFTIDETKDMANVLKAGKLPAPTTIVEEAIVGATLGSESVSAGVISSLVGLLVVLIFMVIYYNKAGMIADVALIINLFFLMGIMASLGAILTLPGIAGIVLTIGMAVDANVLVFERIKEELAAGKELKLAISDGFKNSLSSILDSNVTTLLTGIILFFLGTGLILGFATTLVIGILTSLFAALFVSRLILEWWVGKGRKIEFFASWSQNLFKDANFDFVSRRRVYYIISSVIIGLGIISVIFKGFGLGVDFKGGRSYVVRFEKGVETSEVREILTGVFGAAPEVKTFGGIGIGANEQVKVTTSFLADATTPDADKQAEAKLNEGLSKLPGNKATIQSSQKVGPTIAFDLIMTSLKSILLAVLVVSIYIFIRFRKVAFVWGAIVALFHDVLVILAVFSIFNGLLPFSLDVDQAFIGAVLTIMGYSMNDTVVVFDRVREYLRDNKGKKETIPAIINNALNSTLSRTAVTGLSTMFVLIVLFFFGGEVIRGFSFAMLIGVIVGTYSSLFVATPIVVDSLTRDQAKDEAAGDAKKAAPARLISDFPDTPRGGLQQVEMPQEEEEEKEKVKKEKKAPLIKPSLKK, from the coding sequence ATGCAAAACAGACTTGGCATTTGGATTTTGACCGTAGTTGTGGCGGTATTGAGTATCTATTATCTGTCCTTCACGTTTGTAGCGCGCGGGATTCGTAAAGACGCTGAAACCTTCGCTACGGGAAAAGACGGTCTTGTAGACCAAAAGAAAAAAGAGCGCTATCTCGACTCACTTCGTCGCGAGCCCGTTTATTTAGGAAGTACCTATCAGGAAGTTACCCAACGTGAGTTAGGATTAGGTCTTGATTTACAAGGTGGAATGCACGTGGTGCTAGAAGTGGCTCCCACCGATATTTTGAGAGGACTGGCAGGTGGAAATGCGCGTAACAGTCAGTTTAACGAAGCACTCAAACAGGCAACTGAGGCTCAGAAATCGAGCCAGTCTAATTTTGTAGACTTGTTTGTAAGTTCTTACAAAAAGGTGGCTCCAAGCGCAACCTTGGCGCAAATCTTCTCCAACAGCACCAATCGGGGTAAAATCAGTAACAGCTCATCGGACAGCGAAGTAACGAAGTTTTTGAAAGAAGAAGTGGACGGCGCTACGAGCCGTGCGTTCCAAATCATTCAACAACGTGTTGATAAATTTGGGGTAGCCAACCCTAATATCCAGCGTTTGCCGGGTTCAGGACGTATTTTGATTGAATTGCCAGGGGTAGATAACCCCGAGCGTGTACGTCGACTTTTGACGGGTTCGGCCAAGCTTGAATTCTGTGAAGTATACACATTGGATGAAGTTTCGCCAGCGCTTAATGCATTGGGGGCTTATCTGACACAGTTGGATTTGGAAAAGAAAATCGCTGAAAAAGGTACTTCTGCTGCCGATACTTCGAAAGCTGGTGGATTGGCGGCTCAGTTGGCCAAAGGTGCAAAAACTGATTCTACTTCAAAAGACACAACCGCTAACCAAACGGGGCTGGCCAGTTTGTTTGTTCCCATTTCGCAGGGACAACTAGGCGTTTATGCCAAAGATACTGCCCGTGCTAATGAACTATTGGCCCGTACAGAAGTAAAGGCAATGTTTCCTTCTGATGCCGTTATTATGTGGGATCGCAAAGGAATTGAGACAACTGATAAGCGTAACGAAATCGTTGGTATCTATTTTATTAAGAAAGCCAACGGACAGGCGCCGTTGGAAGGGGATGTGATTGTAGATGCAACGGGTAACAACTACGACGACCGCGGTCGCCCAGAAGTATCGATGCGTATGAACGCCGAAGGGGCCCGTAAATGGAAAAACCTGACTGCCGCTAACGTTGGCCGTCCAGTAGCGATTATTTTGGACGGGTTTGTATATACCGCACCAAACGTACAAAATGAAATTCCTAACGGAAACTCAAGCATCACGGGTAGCTTTACCATTGATGAAACCAAGGACATGGCCAATGTGCTAAAAGCAGGTAAGCTTCCCGCACCGACCACCATCGTAGAAGAGGCCATTGTAGGAGCTACGTTAGGCTCGGAGTCAGTAAGCGCAGGGGTAATTTCCTCGTTGGTAGGTTTGTTGGTTGTATTGATTTTCATGGTCATTTACTACAACAAGGCGGGAATGATTGCCGACGTTGCGTTGATTATCAACCTGTTTTTCTTAATGGGAATTATGGCTTCGTTGGGAGCAATCCTTACCCTGCCAGGTATTGCGGGTATCGTGTTGACCATTGGTATGGCGGTGGATGCCAACGTGTTGGTGTTTGAACGTATCAAAGAAGAATTAGCGGCGGGTAAGGAGTTGAAATTAGCGATTTCGGATGGTTTCAAAAACTCTCTTTCTTCTATTCTTGACTCAAACGTAACGACTTTATTGACGGGTATTATCCTTTTCTTCTTGGGTACAGGCTTGATTTTAGGTTTTGCCACGACCCTCGTGATTGGTATCCTGACGTCATTGTTTGCGGCATTGTTTGTATCTCGTTTGATTTTGGAATGGTGGGTTGGCAAAGGCCGTAAGATTGAATTCTTCGCTTCATGGTCGCAAAACCTGTTCAAAGATGCCAACTTCGACTTCGTATCACGTCGTCGTGTGTATTATATTATTTCTTCGGTCATTATCGGATTGGGAATTATCTCTGTCATTTTCAAAGGATTTGGGTTGGGTGTTGACTTTAAAGGCGGCCGCAGCTACGTTGTCCGTTTTGAAAAAGGAGTTGAGACTTCCGAAGTGCGTGAAATTTTGACGGGAGTATTTGGAGCCGCTCCTGAAGTAAAAACATTTGGGGGAATCGGTATCGGTGCTAATGAGCAGGTAAAAGTAACGACCAGCTTTTTGGCAGATGCCACTACACCAGATGCCGATAAACAGGCCGAAGCCAAATTGAACGAAGGATTAAGTAAGTTGCCTGGCAATAAGGCCACGATTCAAAGTTCACAAAAAGTAGGTCCAACGATTGCGTTTGACTTAATTATGACCTCCTTGAAATCGATTTTACTCGCGGTGCTGGTGGTGTCGATATATATTTTTATTCGATTCCGTAAGGTCGCTTTCGTTTGGGGGGCTATAGTGGCCTTGTTCCACGACGTACTCGTTATTTTGGCGGTATTCTCTATCTTCAACGGTTTGCTGCCTTTCTCATTGGATGTTGACCAGGCATTTATTGGGGCGGTTCTGACCATTATGGGTTATTCAATGAACGATACTGTCGTGGTTTTTGACCGGGTTCGTGAATATTTGAGAGACAATAAAGGCAAGAAAGAAACAATTCCGGCCATCATCAACAACGCCTTGAACAGTACGCTTAGCCGTACTGCCGTAACGGGTCTTTCAACGATGTTTGTGTTGATTGTATTATTCTTCTTTGGTGGAGAGGTAATTCGCGGATTCTCCTTTGCGATGTTGATTGGGGTAATCGTGGGTACATACTCTTCGTTGTTTGTGGCTACACCAATCGTGGTAGATTCATTGACCCGCGACCAAGCCAAAGATGAAGCAGCTGGTGATGCGAAAAAAGCAGCGCCTGCTCGTTTGATTTCTGATTTCCCTGATACTCCTCGCGGTGGTTTGCAGCAAGTAGAGATGCCGCAGGAAGAAGAAGAGGAAAAAGAGAAAGTGAAGAAAGAAAAGAAAGCACCTTTGATTAAGCCTTCTTTAAAAAAATAG
- a CDS encoding S41 family peptidase, with the protein MENPIQNDRRTVRLPILLSITLAAGVFLGATFFGGSKGITDVARGYTKFKEVLQLIDNNYVDTVNTDELVDYSITKMLEKLDPHTYYFNPKDAVAARSQLESGFDGIGIEFNLYKDTVYVVSPLVGGPSEAAGIQSGDKILKVNNEVFTGTKVDNAFIFSKLRGPRGSEVKIEILRRGVPKPLAFQLKRDRIPTYSVDASYMIDKETGYVKVTRFSESTYDEFKNAVSSLKTQGMKKLLLDLRGNPGGYMDRATNMVDELISGDKMIVYTDGKDDRYDRQTRTKNVGMFENGSVVVLIDEGSASASEIVAGALQDHDRALIVGRRSFGKGLVQMPVNLSDGSELRLTISRYFTPSGRSIQKPYTHGDVESYEKDIKNRFSHGELFIADSIKNNPKLQFRTDAGRVVYGGGGITPDVFVPRDTSMMTPYLYELFGKNIVRDYAVRYVGENKKQLEKLTFADYLKTFTPSEADMEIILRNANNDDIKFNEQEYKRSKPYIRTYLKAMIGRYAYQKRDKAGLNNEFYQVMSDLDEGYKKAVTLFDEAEKLSRTSVSLKDGKK; encoded by the coding sequence ATGGAAAATCCAATCCAAAATGATCGCCGCACCGTACGGTTGCCGATTTTATTGAGTATTACGTTAGCCGCTGGGGTATTTCTGGGCGCTACGTTTTTTGGGGGAAGCAAGGGAATCACTGATGTGGCCCGAGGCTATACCAAATTCAAAGAGGTTCTTCAACTGATTGATAATAACTACGTTGACACGGTAAATACCGACGAGCTGGTGGATTATTCTATCACTAAAATGCTCGAAAAGCTCGACCCACACACCTACTATTTCAACCCCAAAGATGCCGTTGCGGCTCGTTCTCAGCTAGAAAGCGGGTTTGACGGAATCGGTATTGAATTCAACTTGTACAAAGATACCGTGTATGTGGTTTCTCCACTCGTAGGCGGCCCTTCAGAAGCAGCTGGCATTCAAAGCGGCGATAAGATTTTGAAAGTCAATAACGAGGTCTTTACTGGAACAAAGGTTGACAATGCATTTATTTTTTCTAAGCTGCGCGGCCCGAGAGGAAGCGAAGTTAAAATCGAGATTTTGCGCAGAGGTGTGCCTAAACCGTTGGCTTTTCAATTGAAACGGGACCGAATTCCTACTTATTCGGTAGATGCTTCTTACATGATTGATAAAGAAACAGGATATGTTAAGGTGACTCGTTTTTCTGAATCAACCTACGACGAATTTAAAAATGCCGTAAGCAGCCTCAAGACACAGGGAATGAAAAAACTCCTGTTGGATTTGAGAGGCAATCCAGGCGGCTACATGGACCGTGCCACCAATATGGTGGACGAATTGATTTCGGGCGATAAAATGATTGTCTATACCGACGGAAAAGATGACCGGTATGACCGCCAAACTCGCACCAAAAACGTGGGTATGTTTGAGAACGGAAGCGTGGTAGTCCTTATCGACGAAGGAAGTGCTTCGGCCTCTGAAATTGTGGCCGGGGCATTGCAGGACCACGACCGTGCCTTGATTGTGGGCCGCCGCTCGTTTGGAAAAGGGTTGGTGCAAATGCCCGTCAATTTATCAGATGGCTCCGAGCTGCGTCTCACAATTTCCCGTTATTTCACCCCGAGTGGTCGCAGTATCCAAAAGCCTTATACCCATGGTGATGTAGAAAGTTACGAAAAAGACATCAAAAATCGTTTTTCACACGGAGAACTTTTCATTGCTGACAGCATCAAAAACAACCCCAAACTCCAGTTCCGTACCGATGCAGGCCGGGTCGTCTATGGCGGCGGCGGAATCACCCCCGATGTGTTTGTGCCCCGCGATACCAGCATGATGACGCCGTATTTGTATGAATTGTTTGGCAAAAACATCGTTCGCGATTATGCCGTACGATACGTGGGCGAAAATAAAAAACAGTTGGAAAAACTCACTTTTGCCGACTACCTCAAAACCTTCACCCCGAGCGAGGCAGACATGGAGATTATTCTTCGCAATGCCAATAACGACGATATTAAGTTTAACGAACAAGAATACAAGCGCTCAAAGCCGTATATTCGTACTTATTTGAAAGCCATGATTGGGCGTTATGCCTACCAAAAACGTGACAAAGCAGGCTTAAACAATGAATTTTACCAAGTGATGTCTGACTTAGACGAAGGCTATAAAAAAGCAGTAACCCTTTTTGACGAAGCCGAAAAACTGTCGCGCACAAGTGTAAGCTTAAAAGACGGCAAAAAGTAA
- a CDS encoding acyl-CoA thioesterase — protein MLAKSVNFSRTTITELMIPSYANFGGKIHGGILLSLMDKVAYVCASKHAGTYVVTVSVEGVNFLQPIEVGQLVSLHASINYVGRSSMVVGIRVIAEDVRTGVQKHTNTSYFTMVAKDDEGKPTEVPPLNLETKEDTRRFLEAIKRKELKTTYAGEFDNEKTRMKLEENLHLLKNERCIVSDEAQNP, from the coding sequence ATGCTCGCCAAATCTGTCAACTTTTCCCGTACAACCATTACGGAATTAATGATTCCTTCGTACGCCAACTTCGGTGGTAAAATCCACGGAGGAATTTTGTTATCACTTATGGACAAAGTAGCTTATGTATGCGCATCCAAACACGCAGGCACGTACGTAGTAACTGTGTCGGTTGAAGGGGTAAACTTTCTCCAACCCATCGAAGTAGGGCAATTGGTATCACTCCATGCCTCTATCAATTACGTAGGTCGTAGTTCGATGGTGGTGGGTATCAGGGTGATTGCGGAAGATGTTCGAACGGGCGTTCAAAAACATACCAATACCTCCTATTTTACCATGGTTGCCAAGGACGACGAAGGCAAGCCCACCGAAGTACCTCCGCTCAACCTCGAAACCAAAGAAGATACACGACGGTTTCTGGAAGCCATCAAACGCAAAGAATTGAAAACCACCTACGCGGGTGAATTCGACAATGAAAAAACGCGGATGAAATTGGAGGAGAACTTGCATCTGCTCAAAAATGAGCGATGTATTGTTAGCGATGAGGCTCAAAATCCCTAA
- the polA gene encoding DNA polymerase I: MKPDKKLFLLDAFALIYRAHFAFLKTPRITSKGLNTSAVFGFVNTLREVLKNEKPTHLGVAFDTPKPTFRHVQFEAYKAQRQQQPEDITIAVPYVKRLLKALCIPVLEVDGYEADDVVGTLAKKAARSGFEVFMMTPDKDYGQLVEEHIYLYKPAIMGKGVEIMGPAEVCARWGVKDISQVVDMLGLQGDAVDNIPGIPGVGEKTAQKLIEEFGSIENLLANTDKLAGKLKEKVIEGADKAILSKHLATIDINVPIEFHEEDLLMCEPDRDMLSALLDELEFRTLRKSMLGEDAADVKPINSPVTSSTADKKGQLSLFGENAPTPDSNAQNKSAVYSESDLPFQTPEFSSERRTVANTLHRYHLVDTPELRQSLAHYLSLQEAFCFDTETNSLDAIDAELVGMSFAYQKGEAFYVSVPADREEAQKVVEDFRSVLEDEKIEKIAQNLKYDLLVLQNYGIEIRGPIYDTMLAHYLIEPDKRHNMDILANSYLNYEPVSIEALIGKKGPKQLTMRDVDIDKLVEYAAEDADVTLQLKEKLNPILIENQAEKLFRGVEVRLVPVLAGMEREGIKVDMNALKEMSGVLETDMKLVEKDIYQLAGEEFNISSPKQLGVVLFEKMQLIKKPKKTATGQYATGEDILSDLEAEHEIARKILDYRELQKLKSTYVDALPLLINAKTGRIHTSFNQAVAATGRLSSTNPNLQNIPIRTPRGREIRKAFVPHSDEFVILSADYSQIELRIMAAFSQDATMLEAFNQGLDIHASTASKVFKVALADVTSDMRRKAKMVNFGIIYGISAFGLAQRLGIPRGEAGEIIRAYFEEFPAVKTFMDLSINKARENKYVETILGRRRYLADIDSQNQTTRSFAERNAINAPIQGSAADMIKVAMINIHDFLKKEKLRSKMILQVHDELVFDAHRDEVELLSQHVKELMVNAIPLPVKMDTGIGLGNNWLEAH; encoded by the coding sequence ATGAAGCCTGACAAAAAACTGTTTCTTTTAGATGCTTTTGCGCTGATTTATCGTGCTCACTTTGCCTTTCTTAAAACTCCCAGAATTACTTCTAAAGGGTTGAATACAAGTGCGGTATTTGGTTTTGTGAATACCTTGAGAGAAGTCTTGAAAAACGAAAAACCAACCCACTTGGGGGTAGCATTTGATACGCCCAAGCCTACATTTCGCCACGTACAGTTTGAGGCCTACAAAGCCCAACGGCAGCAGCAACCCGAAGACATTACCATCGCCGTTCCGTATGTGAAGCGATTACTAAAAGCCTTATGTATTCCTGTGTTGGAGGTAGATGGCTATGAAGCGGATGATGTGGTGGGAACACTTGCCAAAAAGGCCGCTCGTTCAGGATTTGAAGTGTTTATGATGACGCCTGATAAAGACTACGGTCAGTTGGTTGAGGAACATATTTACCTTTACAAACCAGCCATCATGGGAAAAGGCGTTGAAATCATGGGGCCAGCCGAGGTATGCGCGCGGTGGGGGGTGAAAGATATTAGTCAGGTAGTGGATATGCTGGGTTTGCAGGGTGACGCGGTGGATAACATTCCGGGCATTCCAGGCGTGGGAGAGAAGACCGCTCAAAAACTAATTGAAGAATTTGGCTCTATCGAAAACCTGTTGGCCAATACTGATAAATTAGCCGGAAAGCTCAAAGAGAAAGTCATCGAAGGCGCGGATAAAGCCATTTTGTCAAAGCATTTGGCCACAATTGATATAAATGTACCGATTGAATTTCACGAAGAAGACCTTCTCATGTGTGAGCCGGACCGTGATATGCTGTCAGCTTTGTTGGATGAGTTGGAGTTTCGCACGTTGCGTAAAAGCATGTTGGGCGAAGATGCTGCCGACGTAAAACCTATTAATTCTCCCGTAACCTCATCTACGGCCGATAAAAAAGGCCAACTCAGTTTGTTTGGAGAAAATGCTCCTACCCCCGACAGCAACGCACAAAACAAATCAGCAGTGTATTCGGAAAGCGATTTGCCGTTTCAAACGCCCGAATTTTCTTCGGAGCGCCGTACGGTAGCCAATACGCTCCACCGCTATCATTTGGTTGATACTCCTGAGTTGAGGCAGTCGTTGGCGCATTATCTGAGTTTGCAGGAGGCTTTTTGTTTTGATACCGAAACCAACTCCCTAGATGCTATTGATGCCGAATTGGTAGGAATGTCGTTTGCCTACCAAAAAGGCGAGGCGTTTTACGTCAGCGTTCCGGCTGACCGCGAAGAGGCTCAAAAAGTAGTGGAAGATTTTAGGTCGGTGTTGGAAGATGAAAAGATTGAGAAAATCGCCCAAAATCTTAAATACGACCTGCTCGTACTTCAAAACTACGGCATTGAGATTCGGGGACCCATTTATGATACCATGCTGGCGCATTACCTGATTGAACCTGACAAACGCCATAATATGGATATTTTGGCTAATTCGTACCTAAATTATGAGCCCGTGTCGATTGAGGCATTGATTGGTAAAAAAGGTCCGAAGCAGCTTACGATGCGGGATGTTGACATTGATAAGTTGGTAGAATACGCCGCCGAAGATGCCGACGTAACGCTGCAATTGAAAGAAAAATTGAATCCCATATTGATTGAAAATCAAGCGGAAAAGCTTTTTAGAGGGGTGGAAGTGCGGCTGGTACCTGTGTTGGCGGGGATGGAGCGCGAAGGTATTAAAGTAGACATGAACGCCCTAAAAGAAATGTCGGGCGTGCTGGAGACAGACATGAAATTGGTAGAAAAAGATATCTATCAATTGGCGGGAGAGGAGTTCAATATTTCTTCGCCGAAGCAATTGGGCGTAGTGTTGTTTGAAAAAATGCAATTGATTAAAAAGCCTAAAAAAACGGCAACAGGTCAATACGCTACGGGCGAGGATATTCTGTCGGACTTGGAAGCTGAGCACGAAATAGCGCGTAAAATTCTGGATTATCGTGAGCTGCAAAAACTAAAATCCACCTATGTGGATGCCTTACCCTTGTTGATTAATGCCAAAACGGGGCGAATTCACACCTCCTTTAATCAAGCCGTAGCGGCTACGGGGCGTTTGAGTAGTACCAATCCAAACCTCCAAAATATTCCGATTCGAACGCCGAGAGGGCGCGAAATTCGCAAAGCTTTCGTGCCGCATAGCGATGAGTTTGTGATTCTTTCGGCCGATTATTCCCAAATCGAATTGCGCATTATGGCGGCTTTCAGTCAGGATGCTACCATGCTAGAGGCGTTTAACCAAGGCTTAGACATTCATGCCAGTACTGCCAGTAAGGTATTTAAAGTAGCGCTTGCCGACGTTACTTCTGACATGCGACGTAAGGCAAAAATGGTCAATTTTGGCATTATCTACGGTATCTCAGCATTTGGATTGGCCCAACGGTTGGGGATTCCGCGTGGTGAAGCTGGCGAAATAATCCGTGCCTATTTTGAAGAATTCCCCGCCGTAAAAACATTCATGGATTTATCGATAAACAAAGCCCGGGAAAACAAATACGTAGAAACCATTCTGGGGCGTCGGCGGTATTTGGCCGATATTGATTCTCAGAACCAAACGACGCGGAGTTTTGCCGAGCGAAATGCCATCAACGCCCCCATCCAAGGCTCGGCGGCCGATATGATAAAAGTGGCCATGATTAATATTCATGATTTCCTGAAGAAAGAGAAACTCCGCTCTAAGATGATTCTTCAGGTACACGATGAATTGGTGTTTGATGCCCACCGCGACGAGGTAGAGCTACTGAGCCAGCACGTAAAAGAGTTAATGGTCAACGCCATTCCACTTCCCGTTAAAATGGATACGGGGATTGGTTTGGGGAATAACTGGCTGGAAGCGCATTAA
- a CDS encoding endonuclease/exonuclease/phosphatase family protein gives MQEIRFLFWNLNRNRPFEEIINIVEHHQIDVLIMAEVSFNLAILVVELAKKGYDFFHNPISQCDKIKILTRFKSNFLKPVFERRRYSINILELPLREKILLASVHIPDKSNNNSNEQEEFSRLFVEQIKQQEEKLNIDKTIIVGDFNMNPFESAMIKSTIFHAVSSSKIAEKLTRRVQEKDYKFFYNPLWSWLGDIRSEATGSYYYNTSNYENYFWNTFDQVLIRPELIPNFDKEALQILDKDGVKSLLTASGFPNKDYSDHLPLYFTIKLNLL, from the coding sequence ATGCAGGAAATTCGCTTTTTATTTTGGAATCTGAACCGTAATCGGCCTTTTGAAGAAATTATCAATATAGTTGAGCATCACCAAATTGATGTGCTGATAATGGCCGAAGTAAGCTTCAATTTAGCGATATTAGTCGTTGAATTAGCAAAAAAAGGCTATGACTTCTTTCATAATCCAATATCACAATGTGATAAGATTAAAATCTTAACCCGTTTTAAGAGTAATTTTTTAAAACCTGTTTTCGAACGTAGGCGTTACAGTATCAATATTTTAGAATTGCCTTTGCGTGAAAAAATATTATTGGCAAGTGTTCATATTCCCGATAAATCCAACAATAATTCCAATGAACAGGAGGAGTTTTCCCGGCTTTTTGTTGAACAGATTAAGCAGCAGGAAGAAAAATTAAACATAGACAAAACGATAATTGTAGGTGATTTTAATATGAATCCTTTTGAATCTGCGATGATTAAGTCTACCATTTTCCATGCAGTATCTTCTTCTAAAATAGCAGAGAAATTAACTCGAAGAGTTCAAGAGAAAGATTATAAATTTTTCTATAATCCATTATGGAGTTGGTTAGGAGATATAAGGAGCGAGGCTACTGGAAGTTATTACTATAATACATCCAACTATGAAAATTACTTTTGGAATACTTTTGATCAGGTATTGATTCGTCCTGAACTAATTCCTAATTTTGATAAAGAAGCGTTACAAATTTTAGACAAAGATGGAGTAAAGTCTCTCTTAACGGCAAGTGGCTTTCCGAATAAAGACTATTCTGACCACTTACCGCTTTATTTCACGATAAAATTGAACTTATTATGA
- the zapA gene encoding cell division protein ZapA: METIKKRRIVRVKIADKSYEVWADSDEDESFMREAAKKVDAQVELRMKGEADLQKVLAMVCLDSMVARLKGDNDLEVIQSTVFKHLDYLQRHFNPSGQN; this comes from the coding sequence ATGGAAACCATAAAAAAAAGGCGAATCGTAAGAGTAAAGATTGCCGATAAATCTTACGAAGTCTGGGCTGACTCAGACGAAGATGAGTCTTTTATGAGAGAAGCAGCCAAGAAAGTTGATGCACAGGTAGAACTTCGAATGAAAGGAGAAGCAGATCTTCAGAAGGTTTTGGCAATGGTTTGCCTTGACTCAATGGTAGCTCGCCTAAAAGGAGATAACGATTTAGAAGTCATACAGTCAACAGTATTTAAACACTTAGACTACCTACAAAGACACTTCAATCCATCGGGCCAAAACTAA